One Pirellulales bacterium DNA segment encodes these proteins:
- the lpxD gene encoding UDP-3-O-(3-hydroxymyristoyl)glucosamine N-acyltransferase, producing the protein MITTLGDLARVVSGKVLGDCALRIAGFNTLNVAGRNDITLLDSAEKAHFLARSAAGAVVVPLGFEPVDRPAIQVRDVHAAFALIANQFRPARTVSHPGISPQAIVSRSANIVGAVDVHGGATIGDEVEIGAGTVIHSGVHVHDGCRIGEQVTIFSGAVLYENTRVGPRCIIHAGVVLGAYGFGYKLVEGRHVLSSQLGFVELGPDVEVGAGSTIDRGTYGATYIGEGTKIDNLVMIAHNCRIGRHNLICSQVGVAGSTTTGDYVVMAGQVGVRDHVHIGAGAVLGAKAGVSGDVRDGVRMLGTPAVPEREQKLLFATISKLPEMRKQLKELQRQMDELLQAAGRCDKDRRSEAA; encoded by the coding sequence TTGATTACCACACTGGGCGATTTAGCGCGAGTCGTGTCTGGAAAGGTGTTGGGCGATTGCGCGCTGCGGATTGCGGGCTTCAATACGCTGAATGTTGCCGGCCGCAACGATATTACGCTGCTTGATTCGGCGGAGAAGGCCCATTTTTTGGCGCGAAGTGCGGCAGGGGCCGTGGTAGTGCCGTTAGGTTTTGAGCCGGTCGATAGGCCGGCGATTCAAGTGCGCGACGTGCACGCCGCCTTTGCCCTGATTGCAAATCAATTTCGGCCGGCGCGCACCGTGAGCCACCCGGGAATTAGTCCCCAGGCCATTGTCAGCCGTAGCGCGAACATTGTCGGGGCGGTCGACGTTCATGGCGGGGCGACGATCGGCGACGAGGTGGAAATCGGCGCCGGCACGGTTATTCACAGCGGCGTGCATGTTCATGACGGATGCCGCATCGGCGAACAGGTCACGATTTTTTCAGGAGCGGTTTTATACGAAAACACCCGCGTGGGACCGCGGTGCATTATTCACGCGGGAGTAGTCTTGGGAGCGTACGGATTTGGATACAAGTTGGTAGAAGGCCGGCACGTGCTGAGCTCGCAGTTAGGCTTCGTGGAACTGGGGCCGGACGTAGAAGTAGGCGCGGGCAGCACGATCGATCGCGGCACTTATGGCGCAACTTACATCGGCGAGGGGACGAAGATCGACAACCTTGTGATGATTGCCCATAATTGCCGGATCGGCCGGCACAACTTGATTTGTTCGCAGGTCGGCGTGGCTGGCAGCACCACGACGGGCGATTACGTCGTGATGGCGGGCCAGGTGGGAGTGCGCGATCATGTACACATTGGCGCCGGGGCGGTCTTAGGCGCCAAAGCTGGAGTATCGGGCGATGTGCGCGACGGCGTGCGCATGCTGGGAACGCCGGCCGTGCCGGAGCGCGAGCAAAAACTGCTGTTTGCCACCATTTCGAAATTGCCGGAAATGCGCAAGCAACTAAAGGAACTGCAACGCCAAATGGATGAATTGTTGCAAGCCGCGGGACGTTGCGACAAAGACCGCCGCAGCGAGGCTGCATAG